The Malus sylvestris chromosome 12, drMalSylv7.2, whole genome shotgun sequence genome contains a region encoding:
- the LOC126593675 gene encoding adenylate kinase 1, chloroplastic-like — protein MAALTRLSKSSFSSLSSVSRISRSLYSGFAPDTSSHGASSYSPRLGSTPNLAVKDTKDRSVQWVFLGSPGVGKGTYASRLSNLLGVPHIATGDLVREELASSGPLSQELSEIVNQGKLVSDEIIINLLSKRLEAGGAKGELGFILDGFPRTIRQAEILEGVTEIDLVLNLKLREDVLLEKCLGRRTCSQCGGNFNVASINVKGANGHPAISMAPLLPPAHCMSKLVTRADDTEEVIKHRIHVYNEKSRPVEEFYRSRGKLLEFDLPGGIPESWPKLLEALNLDDYKEKQSAAA, from the exons ATGGCGGCCCTTACCCGCCTATCAAAATCCTCCttctcctccctctcctccgtCTCCCGCATAAGCCGGTCCCTGTACTCAGGCTTCGCGCCGGATACCTCCTCTCACGGCGCCTCGTCTTACAGCCCGCGCTTGGGGTCCACGCCCAATCTCGCGGTGAAGGACACCAAGGACCGCAGCGTGCAGTGGGTCTTCCTGGGCTCGCCGGGCGTCGGAAAAGGCACGTACGCCAGTCGGCTCTCGAATCTCCTCGGCGTTCCTCACATCGCCACCGGTGATCTCGTCCGCGAAGAGCTCGCTTCCTCCGGCCCTCTCTCCCAAGAG TTATCGGAGATCGTGAACCAGGGGAAGTTGGTGTCTGATGAGATCATAATAAACTTGTTGTCGAAGAGATTGGAGGCTGGGGGAGCTAAAGGGGAACTGGGTTTTATTCTCGATGGCTTTCCTCGAACGATTCGACAAGCG GAAATATTGGAAGGGGTGACAGAGATTGATTTGGTGCTCAATCTGAAGCTCCGGGAAGATGTGCTGCTCGAGAAATGCCTTGGGAGGAGAACTTGTAGTCAGTGCGGAGGAAATTTTAATGTGGCGTCCATTAATGTCAAGGGCGCAAATGGACATCCTGCAATTAGCATGGCTCCACTTCTCCCCCCTGCACATTGTATGTCAAAGCTTGTTACTCGAGCAGATGACACTGAAGAAGTGATTAAACATCGGATTCACGTTTACAATGAGAAG AGTCGGCCTGTAGAGGAGTTTTACCGCAGTCGAGGGAAACTGTTGGAGTTTGATTTGCCAGGAGGGATCCCGGAGTCTTGGCCCAAGTTGCTTGAAGCTCTTAATCTCGATGATTACAAGGAGAAGCAGTCTGCTGCTGCATAA
- the LOC126593160 gene encoding two-component response regulator-like APRR7 isoform X1: MSVNSDEDKQLLELDHRSWEGEGKRGNNGVEDEERRLVEEDESKSNGRAGDVKGRQGGAVQAQTVTQQPQGSTVCWERFLPLRSLKVLLVEYDDCTRHVVTALLRNCSYEVIPVANGVQAWKILEDLTNHVDLVLTEVVMPCVSGVGLLSKIMNHKTRKNVPVIMMSSHDSMGLVFKCLSKGAVDFLVKPIRKNELKNLWQHIWRRCHSSSGSGTGSESGTQTQRSIRSKSVEKSRNNSGSNDEEDNVSTDLNIGDGSDNGSGTQSSWTKKAVEVDSPRHAYSWPHPDSTCAQVVHSNAESLGNKLLPAAATRECQQQKEQNDNFAMGKDLEICLTGTKDLQHGQRNDFSTKLAGTRQNNLLETGSCKRDEKIDKGKLNLNHESPSSMLKYDGATVTGVVTNPTDSQMDNTQFEASNRHYNALDVNNKANSDTHELPSVELSLKRLRGVEGTETTVQDDRNVLRRSDYSAFSRYNAASNANKGPSGHVGSNSPHDNSGEVTKKEFSCDIRSHSRDNPPNQCSIGGRNINDMGSTTNNDVPKSQVANKSAAAAASTVQLLHPSSAFHPVKDLKSATEHVIVDNANDVETAIRIQSGDTQKQLQIQNLHHDYDQHRVHHHVVYNKQEQHLRDNNDLSLKKLAAAAPHCGSSNGTGPVEGNPGNYSINGSGSGSNHGSNGQNGGSGGHNVGGTNLESDYGVAGKSGSGDGSGNQSGNRVDENKKQREAALTKFRQKRTERCFRKKVRYQNRKKLADQRPRIRGQFVRHTVSENTSRTTDI, from the exons ATGAGTGTTAATAGTGATGAGGACAAACAACTGTTGGAACTGGACCACCGCTCATGGGAGGGTGAGGGGAAGAGGGGTAACAATGGAGTGGAGGATGAGGAAAGGAGGTTAGTGGAGGAAGATGAGTCGAAAAGTAATGGAAGAGCTGGAGATGTAAAAGGTCGGCAAGGAGGGGCTGTTCAAGCCCAGACTGTTACGCAACAGCCTCAAGGGTCAACGGTATGCTGGGAGAGGTTTCTACCACTAAGATCTCTTAAGGTTTTGCTGGTGGAATATGATGATTGCACTCGCCATGTTGTCACCGCACTGCTTCGCAATTGCAGTTATGAAG TGATTCCGGTAGCAAATGGAGTGCAAGCATGGAAGATTCTTGAAGATTTGACTAATCATGTTGATCTAGTCTTAACTGAGGTAGTCATGCCGTGCGTATCTGGCGTTGGTCTTTTAAGCAAGATTATGAACCATAAGACCCGGAAAAATGTTCCTGTGATTA TGATGTCGTCTCATGATTCAATGGGTCTCGTCTTTAAGTGTTTGTCAAAGGGTGCTGTTGACTTTTTGGTGAAGCCTATTCGAAAGAATGAGCTTAAGAACCTCTGGCAGCACATTTGGAGGAGATGCCATAGT tctAGTGGCAGTGGTACTGGAAGTGAAAGTGGCACACAAACTCAAAGGTCCATAAGATCAAAAAGTGTTGAAAAGTCCAGGAACAATAGTGGAAGCAATGATGAGGAAGATAATGTAAGCACTGATTTGAATATTGGAGATGGAAGTGACAATGGGAGTGGCACTCAG AGTTCGTGGACAAAAAAAGCTGTAGAAGTTGACAGTCCTCGACATGCATATTCATGGCCCCATCCTGATAGTACTTGTGCCCAAGTAGTTCACTCAAATGCTGAATCACTTGGTAACAAATTGCTTCCTGCAGCTGCAACAAGGGAGTGCCAGCAACAGAAGGAACAAAATG ACAACTTTGCAATGGGAAAAGATCTGGAGATATGCCTGACCGGTACTAAAGATTTACAGCACGGGCAACGTAATGATTTTTCAACAAAACTAGCAGGAACAAGACAGAATAATCTGCTTGAGACAGGTTCCTGTAAACGTGACGAGAAAATTGATAAGGGCAAGCTGAATTTGAATCATGAGAGTCCTTCAAGCATGCTAAAGTATGATGGTGCTACTGTAACAGGTGTTGTCACTAATCCCACTGATTCCCAGATGGACAACACACAATTTGAAGCTTCTAACAGACATTATAACGCCTTAGATGTTAACAATAAGGCGAATAGTGATACTCATGAACTACCATCCGTGGAGCTCAGTTTGAAAAGGCTTAGAGGAGTCGAAGGCACCGAGACAACAGTACAAGATGACCGCAATGTCTTGAGACGTTCAGACTATTCAGCCTTTTCAAG GTATAATGCAGCCTCAAATGCTAACAAGGGTCCTTCTGGGCATGTCGGAAGCAACTCTCCACATGATAATAGTGGAGAAGTTACAAAAAAGGAATTCTCTTGTGACATTCGATCTCATTCAAGAGATAACCCTCCCAATCAATGCTCGATTGGAGGCAGAAATATCAACGATATGGGGTCTACTACTAATAACGATGTTCCGAAATCTCAAGTTGCAAACAagtcagcagcagcagcagcatccACAGTCCAACTTTTGCATCCATCATCTGCTTTCCATCCTGTGAAGGACCTTAAGAGTGCTACCGAACATGTTATAGTAGATAATGCTAATGATGTGGAAACAGCAATACGAATTCAATCAGGAGACACCCAGAAGCAACTGCAAATTCAGAACCTCCATCATGATTATGATCAGCATCGGGTCCATCACCATGTTGTCTACAATAAGCAAGAGCAACATCTTCGTGACAATAATGATTTATCTTTGAAGAAATTGGCTGCAGCTGCCCCACATTGCGGATCATCCAATGGGACTGGGCCTGTTGAAGGCAATCCTGGAAATTATAGCATCAATGGGAGTGGTTCAGGCAGTAACCATGGGAGCAATGGGCAAAACGGAGGCAGCGGTGGACATAATGTTGGAGGTACAAACCTAGAAAGTGATTATGGAGTTGCTGGGAAAAGTGGAAGTGGTGATGGTAGCGGAAACCAGAGTGGAAATAGAGTAGATGAAAACAAGAAGCAGAGAGAAGCTGCCTTGACCAAGTTCCGTCAGAAAAGAACAGAGAGATGCTTCCGGAAAAAG GTTCGGTATCAGAACAGAAAGAAACTGGCAGACCAACGGCCTCGCATTCGAGGACAGTTTGTGCGGCATACAGTGAGTGAGAACACGAGCAGGACAACAGATATCTAA
- the LOC126593160 gene encoding two-component response regulator-like APRR7 isoform X2 has translation MSVNSDEDKQLLELDHRSWEGEGKRGNNGVEDEERRLVEEDESKSNGRAGDVKGRQGGAVQAQTVTQQPQGSTVCWERFLPLRSLKVLLVEYDDCTRHVVTALLRNCSYEVIPVANGVQAWKILEDLTNHVDLVLTEVVMPCVSGVGLLSKIMNHKTRKNVPVIMMSSHDSMGLVFKCLSKGAVDFLVKPIRKNELKNLWQHIWRRCHSSSGSGTGSESGTQTQRSIRSKSVEKSRNNSGSNDEEDNVSTDLNIGDGSDNGSGTQSSWTKKAVEVDSPRHAYSWPHPDSTCAQVVHSNAESLGNKLLPAAATRECQQQKEQNDNFAMGKDLEICLTGTKDLQHGQRNDFSTKLAGTRQNNLLETGSCKRDEKIDKGKLNLNHESPSSMLKYDGATVTDVNNKANSDTHELPSVELSLKRLRGVEGTETTVQDDRNVLRRSDYSAFSRYNAASNANKGPSGHVGSNSPHDNSGEVTKKEFSCDIRSHSRDNPPNQCSIGGRNINDMGSTTNNDVPKSQVANKSAAAAASTVQLLHPSSAFHPVKDLKSATEHVIVDNANDVETAIRIQSGDTQKQLQIQNLHHDYDQHRVHHHVVYNKQEQHLRDNNDLSLKKLAAAAPHCGSSNGTGPVEGNPGNYSINGSGSGSNHGSNGQNGGSGGHNVGGTNLESDYGVAGKSGSGDGSGNQSGNRVDENKKQREAALTKFRQKRTERCFRKKVRYQNRKKLADQRPRIRGQFVRHTVSENTSRTTDI, from the exons ATGAGTGTTAATAGTGATGAGGACAAACAACTGTTGGAACTGGACCACCGCTCATGGGAGGGTGAGGGGAAGAGGGGTAACAATGGAGTGGAGGATGAGGAAAGGAGGTTAGTGGAGGAAGATGAGTCGAAAAGTAATGGAAGAGCTGGAGATGTAAAAGGTCGGCAAGGAGGGGCTGTTCAAGCCCAGACTGTTACGCAACAGCCTCAAGGGTCAACGGTATGCTGGGAGAGGTTTCTACCACTAAGATCTCTTAAGGTTTTGCTGGTGGAATATGATGATTGCACTCGCCATGTTGTCACCGCACTGCTTCGCAATTGCAGTTATGAAG TGATTCCGGTAGCAAATGGAGTGCAAGCATGGAAGATTCTTGAAGATTTGACTAATCATGTTGATCTAGTCTTAACTGAGGTAGTCATGCCGTGCGTATCTGGCGTTGGTCTTTTAAGCAAGATTATGAACCATAAGACCCGGAAAAATGTTCCTGTGATTA TGATGTCGTCTCATGATTCAATGGGTCTCGTCTTTAAGTGTTTGTCAAAGGGTGCTGTTGACTTTTTGGTGAAGCCTATTCGAAAGAATGAGCTTAAGAACCTCTGGCAGCACATTTGGAGGAGATGCCATAGT tctAGTGGCAGTGGTACTGGAAGTGAAAGTGGCACACAAACTCAAAGGTCCATAAGATCAAAAAGTGTTGAAAAGTCCAGGAACAATAGTGGAAGCAATGATGAGGAAGATAATGTAAGCACTGATTTGAATATTGGAGATGGAAGTGACAATGGGAGTGGCACTCAG AGTTCGTGGACAAAAAAAGCTGTAGAAGTTGACAGTCCTCGACATGCATATTCATGGCCCCATCCTGATAGTACTTGTGCCCAAGTAGTTCACTCAAATGCTGAATCACTTGGTAACAAATTGCTTCCTGCAGCTGCAACAAGGGAGTGCCAGCAACAGAAGGAACAAAATG ACAACTTTGCAATGGGAAAAGATCTGGAGATATGCCTGACCGGTACTAAAGATTTACAGCACGGGCAACGTAATGATTTTTCAACAAAACTAGCAGGAACAAGACAGAATAATCTGCTTGAGACAGGTTCCTGTAAACGTGACGAGAAAATTGATAAGGGCAAGCTGAATTTGAATCATGAGAGTCCTTCAAGCATGCTAAAGTATGATGGTGCTACTGTAACAG ATGTTAACAATAAGGCGAATAGTGATACTCATGAACTACCATCCGTGGAGCTCAGTTTGAAAAGGCTTAGAGGAGTCGAAGGCACCGAGACAACAGTACAAGATGACCGCAATGTCTTGAGACGTTCAGACTATTCAGCCTTTTCAAG GTATAATGCAGCCTCAAATGCTAACAAGGGTCCTTCTGGGCATGTCGGAAGCAACTCTCCACATGATAATAGTGGAGAAGTTACAAAAAAGGAATTCTCTTGTGACATTCGATCTCATTCAAGAGATAACCCTCCCAATCAATGCTCGATTGGAGGCAGAAATATCAACGATATGGGGTCTACTACTAATAACGATGTTCCGAAATCTCAAGTTGCAAACAagtcagcagcagcagcagcatccACAGTCCAACTTTTGCATCCATCATCTGCTTTCCATCCTGTGAAGGACCTTAAGAGTGCTACCGAACATGTTATAGTAGATAATGCTAATGATGTGGAAACAGCAATACGAATTCAATCAGGAGACACCCAGAAGCAACTGCAAATTCAGAACCTCCATCATGATTATGATCAGCATCGGGTCCATCACCATGTTGTCTACAATAAGCAAGAGCAACATCTTCGTGACAATAATGATTTATCTTTGAAGAAATTGGCTGCAGCTGCCCCACATTGCGGATCATCCAATGGGACTGGGCCTGTTGAAGGCAATCCTGGAAATTATAGCATCAATGGGAGTGGTTCAGGCAGTAACCATGGGAGCAATGGGCAAAACGGAGGCAGCGGTGGACATAATGTTGGAGGTACAAACCTAGAAAGTGATTATGGAGTTGCTGGGAAAAGTGGAAGTGGTGATGGTAGCGGAAACCAGAGTGGAAATAGAGTAGATGAAAACAAGAAGCAGAGAGAAGCTGCCTTGACCAAGTTCCGTCAGAAAAGAACAGAGAGATGCTTCCGGAAAAAG GTTCGGTATCAGAACAGAAAGAAACTGGCAGACCAACGGCCTCGCATTCGAGGACAGTTTGTGCGGCATACAGTGAGTGAGAACACGAGCAGGACAACAGATATCTAA